One genomic window of Augochlora pura isolate Apur16 chromosome 5, APUR_v2.2.1, whole genome shotgun sequence includes the following:
- the LOC144470261 gene encoding transmembrane emp24 domain-containing protein 7 translates to MDYWSIYLLLVSLFGTILRTGGVELTFELPDNEKQCFFQDITKNETAMLEFQVVTGGQYDVDVSLEAPNKEIIFQQIKTQFDSHQFTAAMTGAYKACFSNEFSTFSHKLVYMDFRVGDQAPLAGLGEHVTVMTQMESSVKEVHTHLNKILDYQKHHQIREAQGRKRAEDLNDHVLKWSIVETFTIITIGVVQVYILKTFFTERKP, encoded by the exons atggacTACTGGTCGATCTACTTGCTATTAGTTTCCCTGTTCGGTACGATATTACGCACTGGTGGTGTTGAGTTAACCTTCGAACTTCCAGATAATGAGAAACAGTGTTTCTTTCAAGATATCACAAAGAATGAGACGGCAATGTTGGAATTTCAG GTCGTGACAGGCGGACAGTACGATGTAGATGTATCCTTAGAAGCaccaaataaagaaattatcttCCAACAAATTAAGACTCAGTTTGATTCGCATCAATTTACAGCTGCTATGACAGGAGCGTATAAGGCCTGTTTTAGCAATGAGTTTTCTACATTTTCACACAAGCTAGTCTACATGGACTTCCGTGTGGGTGATCAGGCGCCTTTGGCTGGTCTCGGAGAACATGTAACTGTCATGACTCAG ATGGAGTCTTCAGTGAAAGAAGTACATACacatctgaataaaattctagacTACCAAAAACATCATCAAATAAGGGAAGCACAAGGCCGTAAACGTGCAGAGGATCTGAATGATCATGTGTTGAAATGGTCAATTGTAGAAACATTTACCATTATCACTATAGGTGTGGTGCAGGTGTATATTTTGAAGACATTCTTCACAGAGAGGAAACCCTAG